In a single window of the Aminomonas paucivorans DSM 12260 genome:
- a CDS encoding CtsR family transcriptional regulator, which yields MSSLTKTIEDYITRLFEEAENNQVSLRRKELAERFGCVPSQINYVLRSRFAPEHGFVVESQRGGHGYIRIVQLCLRDPEERVNHLEELVGKTLTEQESRRLLTNLQNRGILTPRERLLMEVALRSQDEQGKTLFDLPVYRRDMMRAELMRRLVTSLALA from the coding sequence ATGTCCAGCCTGACCAAGACCATCGAGGACTACATCACCCGGCTGTTCGAGGAAGCGGAGAACAACCAGGTGTCCCTGCGGCGGAAGGAGCTGGCGGAGCGCTTCGGCTGCGTTCCCAGCCAGATCAACTACGTGCTCCGCAGCCGCTTCGCCCCGGAGCACGGCTTCGTGGTGGAGAGCCAGCGGGGGGGGCACGGGTACATCCGCATCGTGCAGCTTTGCCTGAGGGACCCGGAGGAGCGGGTGAACCACCTGGAGGAGCTGGTGGGCAAGACCCTCACGGAGCAGGAGAGCCGTCGGCTTCTGACGAACCTCCAGAACCGGGGGATCCTGACCCCCCGAGAGAGGCTCCTGATGGAGGTGGCCCTGCGCAGCCAGGACGAGCAGGGGAAGACCCTTTTCGACCTTCCGGTCTACCGGAGGGACATGATGCGGGCGGAGCTGATGAGACGCCTCGTCACTAGCCTGGCCCTGGCCTGA
- a CDS encoding MFS transporter, with protein sequence MVCVAFGAFMASLDGSIVNVSLPTIARVFRLGSGEAASVILSYLLSLSGCLLIFGRLGDVAGKRRVFLWGQGVFLLGSLACGLAPGLASLVAARFFQGVGGAMLTVSSYALISQVAPRDLLGWGIGILTTAVGLGATLGAPLGGFLTDWFSWRWVFYINLPVGAVSLYASHAYLQREGADRSPLDLRGLLRRFDVPGALFSFLGILLLVFGLNRGREEGWTSPLILGSLLGAGIALGLFALAERRHPEPLLDRELLGRRGFRVPVLGSLPGYLFIGGNTLLLPFFLQGAKGLSAQGCGFAMLLFSGVYMLLSGVGGRTSDRISPRILCAVSQVGAAGCCVLFASTLHVPGLLFPLLFLVGLGVANGFFYPPMGNLVLGGVPPEMRGSASGIFSVANRVCLTLGVCLYEALFSQWAPGGIEAPASALAGFRAAYLVAAALFVVGALWILLVPGKDALASTSPPSP encoded by the coding sequence GTGGTCTGCGTGGCCTTCGGGGCCTTCATGGCCTCCCTGGACGGTTCCATCGTCAACGTGTCCCTCCCCACCATAGCCCGGGTCTTCCGCCTGGGTTCCGGGGAGGCGGCGTCGGTGATCCTCTCCTACCTCCTCTCCCTCTCCGGGTGCCTCCTGATCTTCGGACGCCTGGGGGACGTGGCGGGGAAGCGGCGGGTCTTCCTCTGGGGGCAGGGGGTCTTCCTCCTGGGCTCCCTGGCCTGCGGCCTCGCCCCCGGCCTGGCCTCCCTGGTGGCCGCCCGGTTCTTCCAGGGGGTCGGGGGGGCCATGCTCACCGTGTCCTCCTACGCCCTCATCTCCCAGGTGGCTCCCCGGGACCTGCTCGGCTGGGGCATCGGCATCCTCACCACCGCCGTGGGGCTCGGCGCCACCCTGGGGGCTCCCCTGGGGGGCTTTCTGACCGATTGGTTTTCCTGGCGTTGGGTCTTCTACATCAACCTCCCCGTGGGGGCGGTCTCCCTCTATGCCTCCCATGCCTACCTGCAAAGAGAGGGGGCGGACCGGTCTCCCCTGGACCTGCGGGGGCTCCTGCGGCGCTTCGACGTCCCCGGGGCGCTCTTCTCCTTCCTGGGGATCCTCCTCCTGGTGTTCGGGCTCAACCGGGGCCGGGAGGAGGGGTGGACCTCCCCTCTCATCCTGGGTTCCCTGCTGGGGGCGGGGATCGCCCTGGGGCTTTTCGCCCTGGCGGAGCGGCGTCACCCGGAGCCCCTGCTGGACCGGGAGCTTCTGGGGCGGCGCGGGTTTCGCGTCCCCGTGCTGGGGTCCCTTCCGGGGTACCTGTTCATCGGGGGGAACACCCTGCTGCTGCCCTTCTTCCTCCAGGGGGCCAAAGGGCTTTCCGCTCAGGGGTGCGGGTTCGCCATGCTGCTCTTCTCGGGGGTCTACATGCTCCTCTCCGGGGTGGGGGGGCGGACCTCCGACCGGATCTCCCCCCGGATCCTCTGCGCCGTTTCCCAGGTCGGGGCGGCGGGGTGCTGCGTCCTCTTCGCCTCCACCCTGCACGTCCCGGGGCTGCTCTTCCCCCTGCTTTTCCTGGTGGGGCTGGGGGTGGCCAACGGCTTCTTCTACCCTCCCATGGGCAACCTCGTCCTGGGGGGAGTGCCCCCGGAGATGAGGGGTTCCGCGTCGGGGATCTTCAGCGTGGCCAACCGGGTGTGCCTCACCCTGGGGGTGTGCCTCTACGAGGCCCTCTTCTCCCAGTGGGCCCCCGGGGGAATCGAAGCCCCCGCCTCCGCCCTGGCGGGTTTCCGGGCGGCCTACCTGGTCGCGGCGGCCCTCTTCGTCGTGGGAGCCCTGTGGATCCTCCTGGTCCCGGGGAAGGACGCTCTCGCGTCGACCTCGCCCCCTTCTCCCTAG
- a CDS encoding peptidylprolyl isomerase: MNGSRSVLRRGVVVGCLLVSLALPAWAAPASAPKEEPPVIRVGAEEVSSREMLHVLGMNVGGNEMALGMALYQMDRKAREEFARQLADALLLARAAEAKGIALEPAVAATLRWQRIRTLSQAYMERAAGAWDLGDQTLKRYYDAHRDQFVQAEAVHVRHILTEDEASARKALLAVLGGADFAKTAAEQSRDKATAERGGDLEWVERGQTPKAFEDLVFSLRKDAVGGPVKTDFGWHVVQVLEKRAARALSFEEAKGEVAQRLQRSYLEETLKKLRGQTPVTVDDKALMGLGGIQAAP; encoded by the coding sequence GTGAACGGTTCGCGCTCCGTGCTGCGTCGTGGCGTCGTCGTGGGGTGTCTTCTGGTGTCCCTGGCCCTTCCGGCCTGGGCGGCCCCCGCCTCTGCCCCCAAGGAAGAGCCCCCGGTGATCCGGGTGGGGGCCGAGGAGGTCTCGTCCCGGGAGATGCTCCATGTGTTGGGGATGAACGTGGGGGGCAACGAGATGGCCCTGGGGATGGCCCTGTACCAGATGGACAGGAAGGCCCGGGAGGAGTTTGCCCGGCAGCTGGCGGACGCCCTGCTTCTGGCCCGGGCGGCGGAGGCCAAGGGCATCGCCCTGGAGCCCGCGGTGGCGGCGACGCTCCGCTGGCAGCGGATCCGCACCCTTTCCCAGGCCTACATGGAGCGGGCGGCGGGGGCGTGGGACCTGGGCGATCAGACCCTGAAGCGCTACTACGACGCCCACCGGGACCAGTTCGTCCAGGCCGAGGCGGTGCACGTGCGCCACATCCTGACGGAGGACGAGGCCTCCGCCCGCAAGGCCCTTCTTGCGGTCCTGGGGGGAGCGGACTTCGCCAAGACCGCGGCGGAGCAGAGCCGGGACAAGGCCACGGCGGAACGGGGAGGCGACCTGGAGTGGGTGGAGCGGGGGCAGACCCCCAAGGCCTTCGAGGATCTGGTCTTCTCCCTGAGGAAGGACGCCGTGGGCGGCCCCGTGAAGACGGACTTCGGCTGGCACGTGGTGCAGGTCCTGGAGAAGCGGGCGGCCCGGGCGCTCTCCTTCGAGGAGGCCAAGGGCGAGGTGGCCCAGCGGCTCCAGCGCAGCTATCTGGAGGAGACCCTGAAGAAGCTCCGGGGGCAGACCCCCGTGACGGTGGACGACAAGGCCCTCATGGGTCTGGGGGGCATCCAGGCGGCTCCGTAG
- a CDS encoding UvrB/UvrC motif-containing protein, with protein sequence MLCERCGQREAEVHIKQVQGSRVEEHWLCRDCAAELGEGLPQLTLTFSFKDLLPSLGPEGKGAEVVPGIVCPRCGLTYREFRRSGLLGCPECYEAFREQLLPLLRKVQGGEVHRGERPSRLPEGLEELESLRTELQSALHDEEYERAAALRDRIRALEGGVPPVCRDPG encoded by the coding sequence ATGCTCTGCGAGCGCTGCGGCCAGAGGGAGGCGGAGGTGCACATCAAGCAGGTGCAGGGAAGCCGGGTGGAGGAACACTGGCTCTGCCGGGACTGCGCCGCCGAGCTGGGGGAGGGGCTGCCCCAGCTCACCCTCACCTTCTCCTTCAAGGACCTCCTCCCCTCCCTGGGGCCAGAAGGCAAGGGGGCGGAGGTCGTGCCCGGAATCGTCTGTCCCCGGTGCGGCCTGACCTACCGGGAGTTCCGTAGGAGCGGCCTGCTGGGATGTCCGGAGTGCTACGAGGCCTTTCGGGAACAGCTCCTTCCCCTGCTGCGCAAGGTGCAGGGGGGGGAGGTCCACCGGGGAGAGCGTCCGTCCCGCCTGCCCGAGGGGCTGGAGGAGCTGGAGTCCCTGCGGACGGAGCTGCAGTCGGCCCTCCACGACGAGGAGTACGAGAGGGCGGCGGCCCTTCGGGACCGCATCCGCGCCCTGGAGGGAGGGGTTCCCCCTGTTTGCCGGGATCCTGGCTGA
- the plsY gene encoding glycerol-3-phosphate 1-O-acyltransferase PlsY, with the protein MDLIWLVLGYLAGSCPTGYLAAKLVRGEDIRRHGSGNIGATNVGRLMGKPWAIAVAILDMAKGGLVVGAAWAIGVRDPWILSLAGAAGVLGHNYPLWLGFKGGKGVATTFGVLFFLDWFNPWPALLGGAIWYGVMKATRYVSVASLVSLFSAAGLFFLFRAPAPYGITALALALLSTWRHRANLARLAAGTESRVGGGRS; encoded by the coding sequence ATGGATCTGATCTGGCTCGTCCTGGGATACCTGGCGGGTTCCTGCCCCACGGGGTACCTGGCGGCGAAGCTCGTCCGGGGGGAGGACATCCGGCGCCACGGCTCGGGGAACATCGGGGCCACCAACGTGGGACGCCTCATGGGCAAGCCCTGGGCCATCGCCGTGGCGATTCTGGACATGGCCAAGGGGGGCCTGGTGGTGGGGGCGGCGTGGGCCATCGGGGTCCGGGACCCCTGGATCCTGTCCCTGGCGGGAGCGGCGGGGGTGCTGGGGCACAACTACCCCCTGTGGTTGGGCTTCAAGGGGGGCAAGGGGGTGGCCACCACCTTCGGGGTCCTCTTCTTTCTGGACTGGTTCAACCCCTGGCCTGCCCTGCTGGGAGGAGCCATCTGGTACGGGGTCATGAAGGCCACCCGGTACGTCTCCGTGGCGTCCCTGGTGTCCCTGTTCTCCGCCGCCGGGCTGTTCTTCCTGTTCCGCGCCCCCGCTCCCTACGGGATCACCGCCCTGGCCCTGGCCCTCCTGTCCACGTGGCGGCACCGGGCCAACCTGGCCCGCCTGGCGGCGGGAACGGAGAGCCGGGTGGGAGGAGGCCGGTCCTGA
- a CDS encoding ATP--guanido phosphotransferase yields the protein MLSSRVRLARNLAAFPFPGRCDDGVRRDAADVLAALLERVSPLVGSSRLGIDDLDALSRQVLVENRQISPEFSRGGDGRFVEIDRRGVLSLMVNEEDHLRLQVVLGGLNLREAWCVARSVHQALGEMDFAFDPSLGFLTACPTNLGTGLRASAMLHLPGLMQTGQMQAVVRECQRVGLAVRGAFGEGSEAQGAMYQVSNQVTLGPTEEELEDKVTRVVRQLVGEERKALEALHRAHRLAVEDRVSRAWGCLRHARILRFAEALEQLSLVRMGGELGILPLLDAPRWNHLMTDAQPARMQGLAGRVLSPEERAVLRADRFREALAAME from the coding sequence GTGCTCTCCAGTCGGGTGCGCCTGGCCCGCAACCTGGCGGCCTTCCCCTTCCCCGGGCGGTGCGACGACGGGGTCCGACGGGACGCCGCCGACGTTCTGGCGGCTCTGCTGGAGCGTGTCTCGCCCCTGGTGGGGAGTTCCCGCCTGGGCATCGACGACCTGGACGCCCTCTCCCGGCAGGTGCTGGTGGAGAACCGCCAGATCAGCCCGGAGTTCAGCCGGGGCGGGGACGGCCGGTTCGTGGAGATCGACCGGCGGGGGGTACTCTCCCTCATGGTCAACGAGGAGGACCACCTGCGCCTTCAGGTGGTCCTGGGGGGGCTCAACCTCCGGGAGGCCTGGTGCGTGGCCAGGAGCGTCCACCAAGCCCTGGGGGAGATGGATTTCGCCTTCGACCCCTCCCTGGGGTTCCTCACCGCCTGTCCCACCAACCTGGGTACGGGCCTTCGGGCCTCCGCCATGCTCCACCTTCCCGGGCTGATGCAGACCGGGCAGATGCAGGCGGTGGTCCGGGAGTGCCAGAGGGTGGGCCTGGCGGTGCGCGGGGCCTTCGGGGAAGGTTCCGAGGCCCAGGGGGCGATGTACCAGGTCTCCAACCAGGTGACCCTGGGGCCCACGGAGGAGGAGCTGGAAGACAAGGTCACCCGGGTGGTCCGGCAGCTGGTGGGGGAGGAGCGCAAGGCCCTGGAGGCCCTCCACCGGGCCCACCGTCTGGCGGTGGAGGACCGGGTGAGTCGGGCCTGGGGGTGTCTCCGCCACGCCCGCATCCTGCGCTTCGCCGAGGCGCTGGAGCAGCTTTCTCTGGTGCGCATGGGGGGGGAGCTGGGCATCCTGCCCCTCCTGGACGCGCCCCGGTGGAACCACCTGATGACGGATGCCCAGCCTGCCCGCATGCAGGGGCTGGCGGGACGGGTCCTCTCCCCGGAGGAGCGGGCCGTCCTGAGGGCGGATCGGTTTCGGGAAGCCCTGGCGGCGATGGAGTGA
- a CDS encoding acetate--CoA ligase family protein, with the protein MEPSPSPSLDRLFRPRSVAVVGASAQEESISGRPLKLLRRYGFSGALYPVNPRHQTLGGLPCYPDLLSLPEAPDVVLVGVRADLVPGVMEQCGQVGAGHAVVFSSGFAEGGDPEAQRRLADLARASGVRVLGPNCQGLVNLAEGIPLSFSASLDTDRRPVGSVGYISQSGAFGFASFAMAADQGVGFRYVATTGNQADLDVVDLGHYMLSDPEVRLLLLYLEGLSEGERFLHLLEAARAKGVPVGVLKVGRSAVAAAAAASHTAALTGDDAVWRALFRQYGVIPLEDGDDIQDLGRLAGSVPPPKGNRVGILTTSGGAGIILADACADAGLEVPSLSPDLRGRLDPYLPSFGSSANPVDMTAQVINDPLGFRGCLRALEESPEVDQSVAVLSMITGESGERMAEDLSSAFGEAKKPLACCWLIDREHGGRFVDRLRADGVPVYSSLGRCARALGALWRWSRSTPEPPVDAEVSRNLLDAFPTSLTEHDAKRFLARHGIPVTRERLVTSREEALEAARQIGYPVALKVMSPQIPHKTEAGAVALGLGGDEALTNAYGRILESALRFAPEGVIQGVLVQEMVREGFECLVGVKRDPLFGPLVAVGLGGIYVEVLRDVSLRRAPFGLQTAREMLRELKGYPLLTGARGQKPRDVDALAELVSRVSRIAAAEPCLGELDLNPVFVGFQGGGAVAADALVLRR; encoded by the coding sequence ATGGAACCGTCCCCGAGCCCGTCGTTGGACCGTCTGTTCCGCCCCCGAAGCGTCGCCGTGGTGGGGGCTTCCGCCCAGGAGGAGAGCATCTCCGGCAGGCCCCTCAAGCTGCTGCGGCGCTACGGCTTCTCCGGGGCCCTCTACCCCGTGAATCCCAGGCACCAGACCCTGGGGGGGCTTCCCTGCTACCCGGACCTGCTCTCCCTCCCCGAAGCCCCCGACGTGGTGCTGGTGGGGGTGCGGGCGGACCTGGTGCCCGGGGTGATGGAGCAGTGCGGGCAGGTGGGGGCGGGGCACGCGGTAGTCTTCTCCTCGGGCTTCGCGGAGGGGGGAGACCCGGAGGCCCAGCGGCGCCTTGCCGACCTGGCCCGGGCCTCGGGGGTGCGGGTCCTGGGGCCCAACTGCCAGGGCCTGGTCAACCTGGCGGAGGGGATCCCCCTGAGCTTCTCTGCCTCTCTGGACACGGACCGCCGCCCCGTGGGGTCCGTGGGGTACATCTCCCAGAGCGGCGCCTTCGGCTTCGCCTCCTTCGCCATGGCGGCGGACCAGGGGGTGGGGTTCCGGTACGTGGCCACCACGGGAAACCAGGCGGACCTGGACGTGGTGGACCTGGGACACTACATGCTCTCCGACCCGGAGGTGCGTCTCCTGCTGCTCTACCTGGAGGGGCTCTCGGAAGGGGAACGCTTCCTGCATCTCCTGGAGGCGGCCCGGGCGAAGGGGGTGCCCGTGGGGGTGCTGAAGGTGGGGCGCAGCGCCGTCGCCGCGGCCGCCGCGGCAAGCCACACCGCCGCCCTCACGGGGGACGACGCGGTATGGCGGGCCCTCTTCCGGCAGTACGGGGTCATCCCCCTGGAGGACGGGGACGACATCCAGGACCTGGGGCGCCTGGCGGGGAGCGTCCCCCCCCCGAAGGGAAACCGGGTGGGGATCCTCACCACCTCCGGCGGGGCGGGGATCATCCTGGCGGACGCCTGCGCCGACGCGGGGCTGGAGGTCCCCTCTCTCTCCCCGGATCTGCGGGGCCGCCTGGACCCCTACCTCCCCTCCTTCGGCTCCTCCGCGAACCCCGTGGACATGACCGCCCAGGTCATCAACGATCCCCTGGGCTTCCGGGGGTGTCTTCGCGCCCTGGAGGAGAGCCCGGAGGTGGACCAGTCCGTGGCGGTGCTCTCCATGATCACCGGGGAGTCCGGGGAGAGGATGGCGGAGGACCTGTCGTCGGCCTTCGGGGAGGCGAAGAAGCCCCTGGCCTGCTGCTGGCTCATCGACCGGGAGCACGGGGGGCGCTTCGTGGATCGCCTGCGGGCCGATGGAGTCCCCGTCTACTCCAGCCTGGGTCGCTGCGCCCGGGCCCTGGGGGCCCTGTGGCGCTGGAGCCGGTCGACCCCGGAGCCCCCGGTGGACGCGGAGGTCTCCCGCAACCTGCTGGACGCCTTCCCCACCTCCCTGACGGAGCACGACGCCAAACGCTTCCTGGCCCGTCACGGCATCCCCGTGACCCGGGAGCGCCTGGTGACCTCCCGGGAGGAGGCCCTGGAGGCGGCCAGGCAGATCGGCTACCCCGTGGCCCTGAAGGTCATGTCTCCCCAGATCCCCCACAAGACCGAGGCGGGGGCGGTGGCCCTGGGACTGGGGGGGGACGAGGCCCTCACCAACGCCTACGGACGCATCCTGGAGAGCGCCCTGCGCTTCGCCCCGGAGGGGGTGATCCAGGGGGTCCTGGTGCAGGAGATGGTGCGGGAGGGCTTCGAGTGCCTGGTGGGCGTCAAGAGGGACCCCCTGTTCGGTCCCCTGGTGGCGGTGGGCCTGGGGGGGATCTACGTGGAGGTCCTCCGGGACGTGAGCCTCCGCCGGGCTCCCTTCGGTCTCCAGACGGCCCGGGAGATGCTCCGGGAGCTGAAGGGCTACCCCCTCCTCACCGGGGCCCGAGGGCAGAAGCCCCGGGACGTGGACGCCCTGGCGGAGCTGGTGAGCCGGGTGTCCCGCATCGCCGCGGCGGAGCCCTGTCTGGGAGAACTGGACCTGAACCCGGTGTTCGTGGGCTTCCAGGGGGGCGGAGCGGTGGCGGCGGACGCCCTGGTGCTGAGGAGGTGA
- a CDS encoding ATP-dependent Clp protease ATP-binding subunit, with the protein MWQFFTERGKKVVQLAHREALRLGHDVIGTEHILLGLLAEGEGVAAQVLGAFGLDLEELRGQIESTVGKGQPRERPVDLPLSPRAKRVLDLSMREARGMGVNYVGTEHILLGLLAEGEGVAAQVLGSLGLDLPKVRQEVQSFLSGASPDYAEGGREPAAEGDKKNGSSKTPTLDQLGIELSDMAKKGELDPVIGRAKEIQRLVQILSRRTKNNPVLIGDPGVGKTAIVEGLAQRIIAGEIPEVLKGKRVVQLNVGNLVAGTKYRGEFEERMRKLVKELREAKGVILFIDEIHTLVGAGGAEGAVDAANILKPSLARGEFQVIGATTLDEYRKYIEKDAALERRFQPIQVEEPSEEDTVKILAGLRDRYEAHHRVKLCDDALAAAARLSKRYITERFLPDKAIDLIDEAAARARLKTMEAPEDLKDLERSLEGIRKEKESAVMAQEFEKAARMRDEERRLFEEIEHRRKSWQNDRNQEEPLVGAEDIAHIVSEWTGIPVLQLTEEEAARLLRMEEEVHRRMVGQDEAIGAVARAVRRARSGLKDPKRPVGSFLFLGPTGVGKTELARSLAAFLFGSEEALVRFDMSEFMERHEVAKLIGAPPGYVGYEEGGKLTEAVRRRPYAVVLFDEIEKAHPDVFNILLQLLEDGRLTDGQGHSVDFRNTVVIMTSNVGAQDLMKGQTLGFSLDGSSERDHAWSKMKDTILEAARRTFRPEFLNRVDDIVVFRTLDREELLAIVKIMAAEVTRRAGEQDLGLELDEASLTLILEKGFDPKYGARPLRRTLQRLVEDRLADLLLEGTLRRGDRVRVSPAEGELRFEKLDAPSEAAVPGGEESVS; encoded by the coding sequence ATGTGGCAGTTCTTTACGGAACGAGGCAAGAAGGTGGTGCAGCTGGCCCACCGGGAGGCGCTTCGGTTGGGGCACGACGTCATCGGCACGGAACACATTCTGTTGGGCCTCCTGGCGGAGGGAGAAGGGGTGGCCGCCCAGGTCCTGGGGGCTTTCGGCCTGGACCTGGAAGAGCTGCGCGGACAGATCGAATCCACCGTGGGGAAGGGACAGCCCCGGGAACGTCCCGTGGACCTTCCCTTAAGCCCCCGGGCTAAGCGGGTCCTGGACCTGTCCATGCGGGAGGCCCGGGGCATGGGGGTCAACTACGTGGGGACGGAACACATCCTGCTGGGCCTCCTGGCGGAGGGGGAGGGAGTGGCCGCCCAGGTCCTGGGAAGCCTGGGTCTGGACCTGCCCAAGGTGCGTCAGGAGGTCCAGAGCTTCCTCTCCGGCGCCTCCCCGGACTACGCCGAGGGGGGGCGGGAGCCCGCCGCGGAGGGGGACAAGAAGAACGGCAGCTCCAAGACCCCCACCCTGGACCAGCTGGGCATCGAACTCTCCGACATGGCCAAGAAGGGGGAGCTGGACCCGGTGATCGGCCGGGCCAAGGAGATCCAGCGCCTCGTGCAGATCCTCTCCCGGCGCACCAAGAACAACCCGGTGCTCATCGGGGATCCGGGGGTGGGCAAGACCGCCATCGTGGAGGGGCTGGCCCAGCGGATCATCGCCGGGGAGATCCCGGAGGTGCTCAAGGGCAAGCGGGTGGTGCAGCTCAACGTGGGCAACCTGGTGGCGGGCACCAAGTACCGGGGGGAGTTCGAGGAGCGCATGCGCAAGCTCGTCAAGGAACTCCGGGAGGCCAAGGGGGTCATCCTGTTCATCGACGAGATCCACACCCTGGTGGGCGCCGGGGGGGCGGAGGGGGCGGTGGACGCCGCCAACATCCTCAAGCCCAGCCTCGCCCGGGGGGAGTTTCAGGTCATCGGCGCCACCACCCTGGACGAATACCGCAAGTACATCGAGAAGGACGCGGCCCTGGAGCGGCGCTTCCAACCCATCCAGGTGGAGGAGCCCTCGGAGGAGGACACGGTGAAGATCCTGGCGGGCCTGCGGGACCGTTACGAGGCCCACCACCGGGTGAAGCTCTGCGACGACGCCCTGGCGGCGGCGGCCCGGCTCTCCAAGCGCTACATCACCGAGCGCTTCCTTCCCGACAAGGCCATCGACCTCATCGACGAGGCGGCGGCCCGGGCGCGCCTCAAGACCATGGAGGCCCCGGAGGACCTCAAGGACCTGGAGCGCTCCCTGGAGGGGATCCGCAAGGAGAAGGAGTCCGCGGTGATGGCCCAGGAGTTCGAGAAGGCCGCGCGGATGCGGGACGAGGAACGCCGCCTCTTCGAGGAGATCGAACACCGCCGCAAGTCCTGGCAGAACGACCGCAACCAGGAGGAGCCCCTGGTGGGGGCGGAGGACATCGCCCACATCGTCTCGGAGTGGACGGGCATCCCGGTGCTCCAGCTCACGGAGGAGGAGGCGGCCCGGCTTCTGCGCATGGAGGAGGAGGTCCACCGGCGCATGGTGGGGCAGGACGAGGCCATCGGCGCGGTGGCCCGGGCGGTGCGCCGGGCGCGAAGCGGCCTGAAGGACCCCAAGCGTCCCGTGGGGAGCTTCCTCTTCCTGGGGCCCACGGGGGTGGGGAAGACGGAGCTGGCCCGTTCCCTGGCGGCGTTCCTCTTCGGCAGCGAGGAGGCCCTGGTGCGCTTCGACATGAGCGAGTTCATGGAGCGCCACGAGGTGGCCAAGCTCATCGGCGCCCCCCCGGGCTACGTGGGCTACGAGGAGGGGGGCAAGCTCACCGAGGCGGTGCGCCGGCGTCCCTACGCGGTGGTGCTCTTCGACGAGATCGAAAAGGCCCACCCCGACGTGTTCAACATCCTCCTCCAGCTCCTGGAGGACGGACGGCTCACCGACGGGCAGGGACACTCCGTGGACTTCCGCAACACCGTGGTCATCATGACCAGCAACGTGGGGGCCCAGGACCTGATGAAGGGCCAGACCCTGGGGTTCTCCCTGGACGGGTCCTCGGAGCGGGACCACGCCTGGAGCAAGATGAAGGACACCATCCTGGAGGCGGCTCGGCGCACCTTCCGGCCGGAGTTTCTCAACCGGGTGGACGACATCGTGGTCTTCCGCACCCTGGACCGGGAGGAGCTTCTGGCCATCGTGAAGATCATGGCGGCGGAGGTGACCCGGCGGGCGGGGGAGCAGGACCTGGGACTGGAGCTGGACGAGGCCTCCCTGACCCTGATCCTGGAGAAGGGTTTCGACCCGAAATACGGGGCCCGCCCCCTGCGTCGCACCCTCCAGCGCCTGGTGGAGGATCGGCTGGCGGACCTTCTTCTGGAAGGAACCCTCAGGAGGGGCGACCGGGTCCGGGTGTCCCCCGCGGAGGGGGAGCTGCGGTTCGAGAAGCTCGACGCGCCCTCCGAAGCCGCCGTCCCGGGGGGGGAAGAGTCGGTTTCCTGA